From the Desulfopila inferna genome, one window contains:
- a CDS encoding urocanate hydratase encodes MTPATPEGCMKICLDDDLPEKPAFAEGIRRAPDRGFRLSRKQTEISLRNALRYIPKKHHALLLPEFLEELRTRGRIYGYRFRPTEPIKARPVDHYRGNCLAGRSFQLMIDNNLDFDVALYPYELVTYGETGSVCQNWMQYRLIKKYLQELRETQTLVMQSGHPLGLFRSGPGSPRVIITNGLMVGLYDNQDDWEIAAQMGVTSYGQMTAGGWMYIGPQGIVHGTYTTLLGAGRRMCGIAADGNLAGLLFVSSGLGGMSGAQPKAAKIAGAVSIIAEVDLSRIETRYKQGWVDIVTSSLQEAVSLAERARQNRDNTSIAYHGNVVDLLEYLAGNNVKVELLSDQTSCHVVYDGGYCPQGVSFAERTRLLAEDRGKFITLVKQSLARHIAAVDKLSEQGTYFFDYGNAFLKAVFDAGITEVSRNGIDDKEGFIYPSYFEDIMGPIFDYGYGPFRWICLSGDGRDLERTDRAALSCLDPERRAEDRDNFIWIQNAADNNLVVGSQARILYADAAGRMTIALKFNAMVREKEIGPIMLGRDHHDPGGTDSPFRETANIADGSNVCADMATQCFAGNAARGMTLVALHNGGGTGIGKAINGGFGLVLDGSSAIDDVIRSAMNWDVMGGVARRNWSRNPNAMEVAAQYNLENSNGDQITIPALVDDELLAETMKKITFSDYP; translated from the coding sequence ATGACACCGGCCACACCTGAGGGATGCATGAAGATTTGCCTTGATGACGACCTGCCTGAGAAGCCAGCCTTTGCCGAAGGTATACGACGCGCTCCGGACAGGGGGTTTCGTCTGAGCAGGAAACAGACCGAAATATCCCTGCGCAATGCCCTGCGTTATATTCCGAAAAAACATCACGCTCTGCTTTTACCGGAATTTCTCGAGGAACTGCGCACCCGGGGACGCATTTATGGTTATCGTTTCAGGCCCACGGAACCTATTAAGGCCAGGCCCGTGGATCACTATCGCGGCAACTGTCTGGCGGGCCGAAGTTTCCAGCTGATGATAGATAATAATCTTGACTTCGACGTCGCTCTCTACCCCTATGAACTGGTGACCTACGGGGAGACGGGCAGCGTCTGTCAGAACTGGATGCAGTACAGGCTGATCAAAAAATATCTGCAGGAGTTGCGGGAAACCCAGACCCTGGTAATGCAGTCGGGGCATCCGCTCGGTCTTTTCCGTTCCGGACCGGGCAGCCCTCGGGTCATTATCACCAACGGTTTAATGGTCGGTCTCTATGACAATCAGGATGACTGGGAGATAGCGGCCCAGATGGGCGTCACTTCATATGGACAGATGACCGCCGGCGGCTGGATGTATATCGGTCCGCAGGGCATTGTCCATGGCACATACACTACTCTATTGGGTGCCGGACGAAGGATGTGCGGCATCGCCGCCGACGGCAACCTTGCCGGTCTGCTCTTTGTCTCTTCCGGGCTGGGCGGCATGAGTGGGGCACAGCCCAAGGCTGCAAAAATCGCCGGGGCCGTTTCAATCATTGCCGAAGTCGATCTCTCCCGCATAGAAACGAGGTATAAACAGGGCTGGGTCGATATCGTCACTTCCAGTCTGCAAGAAGCAGTCTCCCTGGCTGAAAGGGCCAGGCAAAACAGGGACAACACCTCCATTGCCTATCATGGCAACGTGGTTGATCTGCTGGAATATCTGGCCGGCAACAATGTAAAAGTGGAGCTGCTCTCGGACCAGACCTCATGTCATGTGGTATATGATGGTGGTTATTGTCCCCAGGGTGTCAGTTTCGCCGAACGGACCAGACTTCTCGCCGAAGACCGAGGCAAATTCATCACCCTGGTTAAGCAAAGTCTTGCCCGCCATATCGCCGCCGTTGACAAGCTCTCAGAGCAGGGGACCTATTTTTTTGATTATGGCAATGCCTTTCTCAAGGCCGTTTTCGATGCCGGCATAACGGAGGTATCCAGGAACGGCATCGACGACAAGGAGGGTTTTATCTATCCATCCTATTTTGAAGATATCATGGGACCGATTTTCGACTATGGTTACGGCCCGTTCCGCTGGATCTGCCTGAGCGGGGATGGCCGGGATCTTGAAAGGACGGACAGGGCGGCCTTGTCCTGCCTTGATCCTGAGCGCCGCGCCGAGGACAGGGACAACTTTATCTGGATACAAAATGCGGCAGACAATAATCTGGTGGTGGGCTCCCAGGCACGAATTCTCTATGCCGACGCCGCCGGGAGAATGACGATTGCCCTGAAATTTAATGCTATGGTGAGAGAGAAAGAAATAGGCCCGATAATGCTGGGCCGGGATCATCACGATCCGGGCGGTACCGACTCGCCTTTCCGGGAAACCGCAAATATAGCTGACGGCAGCAATGTCTGTGCCGATATGGCAACGCAGTGTTTTGCCGGCAACGCTGCCAGGGGAATGACCTTGGTCGCCCTGCATAACGGCGGCGGTACCGGTATCGGCAAGGCCATCAACGGTGGCTTCGGTCTTGTGCTGGACGGTAGCAGCGCCATAGATGATGTCATCAGGTCCGCCATGAACTGGGATGTCATGGGAGGCGTTGCCCGGCGGAACTGGAGCCGAAATCCCAATGCCATGGAGGTGGCGGCCCAATATAATCTGGAGAACAGCAACGGAGATCAGATCACCATTCCTGCTCTGGTCGATGATGAACTGCTTGCTGAAACCATGAAGAAGATCACTTTTTCTGATTACCCCTGA
- the hutH gene encoding histidine ammonia-lyase, whose translation METIEISGGGLSLFELRKISREPVLLKLSPGCLPGIEKSVATVRQVIEQGRVIYGVNTGFGLLANTVIPEDELERLQHSIVLSHAAGVGKFMKESTVRLMIALKVNSLARGYSGIRPEIIEALITLVNTGVYPCIPEKGSVGASGDLAPLAHMATVLLGEGEVSHQGARLSGRKGLEIAGLQPLILGPKEGLALLNGTQASTAFALEGLFAVENLFAAAMVSGSLCVEAALGSRRPFSALIHEVRGHEEQIEVAATYRQLLSHSEIESSHKTCEAVQDPYSLRCQPQVMGACLNQIRNSAKTLLTEANGVSDNPLVFPDQCDIISGGNFHAEPVALAADNLALAFAEIGALSERRTALLIDTHMSRLPPFLVEKGGLNSGFMIAQVTAAALASENKSLAHPASVDSLPTSANQEDHVSMATFAARRLGDMTENTAAIIAIELLAACQGVDFRAPLKTSEPLEKAKAMLRLEVPFYDQDRYFAPDIDKATKLVLSGVYNQFINSTLLPGICPR comes from the coding sequence ATGGAAACAATAGAAATATCGGGAGGCGGACTCAGCCTCTTCGAGCTCAGGAAGATCAGCAGGGAACCGGTTCTGCTGAAACTCAGTCCCGGCTGTCTTCCCGGTATTGAGAAATCAGTTGCGACCGTGCGCCAGGTCATCGAGCAGGGACGTGTTATATATGGTGTCAATACCGGCTTCGGTCTGCTTGCCAATACGGTCATCCCGGAGGATGAACTTGAGCGGTTGCAGCATTCCATTGTGCTCTCTCATGCCGCAGGTGTGGGCAAATTCATGAAGGAGTCGACGGTCAGACTTATGATCGCTCTGAAGGTGAACAGCCTGGCCCGGGGGTATTCAGGCATTCGTCCGGAAATCATCGAAGCCCTTATCACCTTGGTCAATACCGGTGTTTATCCATGCATACCTGAAAAAGGCTCCGTTGGTGCATCCGGCGATCTTGCACCCCTGGCCCATATGGCCACCGTTTTGCTGGGAGAAGGAGAAGTCAGCCATCAGGGTGCCCGGCTGTCCGGCAGGAAAGGACTGGAGATAGCCGGATTGCAGCCGCTCATCCTCGGTCCCAAGGAAGGGCTGGCCCTGCTCAACGGCACCCAGGCCTCTACCGCCTTTGCCCTGGAAGGCCTTTTTGCAGTCGAGAATCTCTTTGCCGCAGCCATGGTAAGCGGGAGCCTCTGCGTCGAAGCGGCTCTTGGCAGCCGCAGGCCTTTTTCCGCATTGATCCATGAAGTTCGCGGCCATGAGGAACAAATTGAGGTCGCGGCGACGTATCGCCAATTGCTGAGTCACAGTGAAATCGAAAGCTCCCATAAAACCTGTGAAGCCGTCCAGGATCCATATTCTCTGCGCTGTCAGCCCCAGGTAATGGGAGCGTGTCTCAACCAGATCAGAAATTCGGCAAAAACTCTGCTGACCGAGGCCAATGGTGTTTCCGACAACCCCCTGGTCTTCCCGGATCAGTGTGATATTATTTCCGGCGGCAATTTTCATGCCGAGCCGGTAGCCCTGGCAGCTGACAACCTGGCCCTGGCCTTTGCCGAAATCGGGGCATTATCCGAGCGGCGCACGGCATTGCTCATCGATACCCATATGAGTAGACTTCCGCCCTTTCTCGTGGAAAAAGGCGGCCTCAACTCGGGCTTCATGATTGCCCAGGTCACCGCCGCAGCCCTGGCCAGCGAGAATAAATCGCTCGCTCATCCGGCCTCCGTCGACAGCCTGCCCACCTCAGCCAACCAGGAGGACCATGTATCGATGGCGACCTTTGCCGCCAGAAGACTCGGGGATATGACTGAAAATACCGCTGCGATAATCGCCATCGAGCTTTTGGCCGCCTGCCAGGGTGTCGACTTCAGGGCACCGCTGAAAACCTCTGAACCGCTGGAAAAGGCAAAAGCCATGCTGCGCCTTGAGGTGCCGTTTTATGATCAGGATCGTTATTTTGCTCCGGATATAGACAAGGCCACAAAACTGGTGCTCTCCGGAGTCTATAATCAGTTTATCAACAGCACTCTCCTGCCCGGCATATGTCCCCGGTAA
- the hutC gene encoding histidine utilization repressor, whose protein sequence is MPMYQSIKEYIGRKIDTGELQTGSRIPSESQLGALFKTSRMTVNRALRELAAEGRLIRKQGRGSFVAPQRTLSALFEVRSIAEEIKAWGGKYSCHIHLLSEEKIPPGLAEAMHLEPYQSIYHSVMVHMDNNTPLQLADRYVNPAVAPQYLQQDFSRITPNEYLLSIAPISSVEHTVEALIPEAWIRELLKINGAEPCLALGRRTWVADRVATRSTFYYPGSRYRLSGRFTPGEGGTIRVS, encoded by the coding sequence ATGCCGATGTATCAATCCATCAAGGAATATATCGGCAGGAAAATAGATACGGGTGAGCTGCAGACCGGCTCAAGGATTCCCTCGGAATCTCAGCTCGGCGCACTTTTCAAAACCTCCAGAATGACGGTCAACAGAGCCCTGCGCGAGTTGGCGGCGGAAGGAAGACTGATACGCAAACAGGGTCGGGGAAGCTTTGTAGCCCCGCAGAGAACTCTGTCGGCTCTTTTTGAAGTAAGATCTATAGCCGAGGAGATAAAGGCATGGGGCGGCAAATACTCATGTCACATCCATCTGCTCAGTGAGGAAAAAATCCCACCAGGCCTGGCAGAAGCCATGCACCTTGAGCCATACCAGTCCATCTACCATTCGGTGATGGTACATATGGATAACAACACCCCACTCCAGCTGGCCGACAGGTATGTTAACCCCGCGGTTGCTCCGCAATATCTGCAACAGGACTTCAGCCGGATTACCCCCAATGAATATCTGCTGAGCATTGCCCCGATCAGCAGCGTTGAGCATACCGTCGAAGCACTCATCCCCGAGGCCTGGATTCGGGAGTTGCTCAAGATCAACGGGGCGGAACCCTGCCTGGCACTGGGACGAAGAACCTGGGTGGCGGACAGGGTCGCCACCAGAAGCACATTTTACTACCCCGGTTCCCGATATCGGCTTAGCGGCAGGTTTACTCCGGGAGAGGGCGGAACAATCCGGGTCTCATGA
- a CDS encoding DUF1499 domain-containing protein yields the protein MKKNNFRLPLLIGLIMALLNGCSGKPPVDMGVQDGRLQPCPASPNCVSSMAEDSSHAVYPIEFSGSREEAVAVVREIVEELGGGPILQKQNGYFRVEFRSKILGFVDDVEFYLPEDQDVIHIRSAARLGYYDFGVNRRRVEKIRALLQKRELKVSP from the coding sequence ATGAAAAAGAATAATTTCCGTCTACCTCTACTAATCGGTCTGATCATGGCTCTTTTGAATGGATGCTCGGGCAAACCGCCTGTCGATATGGGAGTCCAAGACGGCAGACTGCAGCCCTGCCCAGCTAGTCCAAACTGCGTTTCCAGTATGGCGGAGGATTCAAGTCATGCAGTTTATCCGATCGAATTCAGCGGCAGCAGAGAAGAAGCTGTAGCCGTTGTGAGGGAGATTGTGGAGGAACTCGGCGGTGGCCCAATACTGCAGAAGCAAAACGGCTATTTTCGGGTGGAGTTTCGATCAAAAATCCTCGGCTTTGTCGATGATGTCGAATTCTACCTGCCGGAGGATCAGGATGTTATCCATATACGCTCCGCTGCAAGACTCGGTTATTATGATTTTGGTGTCAACAGAAGAAGAGTTGAGAAGATTCGTGCTCTTTTGCAAAAGAGAGAGCTGAAAGTATCTCCCTGA
- a CDS encoding tRNA-binding protein, with amino-acid sequence MQSISWQDFEKVELRVGRIISVDVFKEARKPAYILQVDFGEEVGIKKSSAQITGLYTLEELVGKLVVGVVNFPEKQIGPLMSQCLITGFHDEDGEISLCVPDRNVPLGAKLC; translated from the coding sequence ATGCAGTCAATATCATGGCAGGATTTTGAAAAGGTAGAGTTACGGGTTGGCAGGATTATCTCAGTCGATGTATTCAAAGAGGCACGAAAACCCGCCTATATCCTCCAGGTGGATTTTGGTGAGGAGGTGGGCATTAAAAAATCGAGTGCCCAGATAACCGGGCTCTATACCTTGGAGGAACTGGTGGGGAAATTGGTTGTGGGCGTGGTCAATTTTCCTGAAAAACAGATAGGACCCCTGATGTCCCAGTGTCTTATCACCGGTTTTCATGACGAAGATGGTGAAATATCACTCTGCGTGCCGGATAGGAATGTCCCTCTCGGGGCTAAACTCTGTTGA
- a CDS encoding dipeptidase — protein sequence MADSMEEYIKENTDKYIEELVSWLKIPSISTLPEHAGDVRSAAIWAENKLLALGFPVVEVIEGDGHPLVFAEWTDKQDQPTLLIYGHYDVQPVDPLSEWRSSPFEPRIENGSIYARGATDDKGQLMVVFAALEAWTKYRGALPINIKILLEGEEEAGGASVEKYLYSHGRRLQADAALICDTHMNSLEQPSIISGLRGILYTEIAVHGAKTDLHSGSYGGVAPNPVHALCLLIARLKGEDGRIHIDKIYDAPVAVAEEEKDFWKENRQSLEARLLVEMGVDQLVGENELSPHERLGVRPTLEVHGIRGGFTGEGAKTVIPAEALAKVSLRLPAGMDPNQVFTVFAKAVGENLPTGYEVDVRNLHGGAGFSISPENRYVKNAADAIEKTYGRRPVFMREGGSIPIAALFDGILGIPVVLMGFGLPDDGAHGPNEKFSLAQLYNGICTVAEYLDRLRK from the coding sequence CCGCAGTGCGGCAATCTGGGCGGAAAATAAGCTTTTAGCTCTCGGCTTTCCCGTGGTCGAGGTGATCGAGGGAGACGGCCATCCTCTTGTGTTTGCCGAGTGGACCGATAAACAAGATCAGCCTACCCTTCTTATCTATGGACATTATGACGTTCAGCCTGTTGATCCCCTGTCGGAATGGCGCAGTTCCCCCTTTGAGCCCCGCATTGAAAACGGCAGTATCTATGCCAGGGGAGCGACCGATGATAAGGGACAGCTCATGGTCGTTTTTGCGGCCCTGGAGGCGTGGACGAAGTACAGGGGCGCGTTGCCGATCAATATCAAAATTCTGCTGGAGGGAGAGGAGGAGGCGGGCGGGGCATCTGTTGAAAAATATCTCTATTCGCATGGCCGTCGGCTTCAGGCAGATGCGGCGCTTATTTGTGACACGCATATGAATTCGCTGGAGCAGCCCTCCATTATCAGTGGCCTGCGCGGCATACTGTACACCGAGATAGCCGTCCATGGTGCCAAAACGGATCTCCATTCCGGCAGCTATGGCGGTGTTGCCCCTAATCCTGTGCATGCACTTTGTCTGCTGATCGCCAGGTTGAAAGGCGAAGATGGGAGAATACATATTGATAAGATCTATGATGCACCGGTTGCAGTTGCAGAAGAGGAAAAAGACTTCTGGAAGGAAAACAGGCAGAGCCTGGAGGCACGGCTCCTTGTCGAAATGGGAGTTGATCAATTGGTTGGAGAAAACGAGTTGTCGCCCCATGAGCGGCTGGGCGTCAGGCCGACTCTCGAGGTGCATGGGATTCGTGGCGGGTTCACCGGTGAAGGTGCCAAAACCGTTATACCCGCTGAAGCTCTGGCTAAAGTAAGCCTGCGCCTGCCGGCGGGCATGGATCCGAATCAGGTTTTTACTGTCTTTGCCAAAGCGGTTGGAGAGAATCTGCCGACAGGCTATGAAGTTGATGTCCGCAACCTCCACGGAGGCGCCGGTTTTTCTATTTCCCCGGAAAACAGGTACGTAAAAAACGCGGCTGACGCCATTGAGAAAACCTATGGGAGAAGGCCGGTTTTTATGCGGGAGGGCGGCTCTATTCCCATCGCCGCTTTATTTGACGGAATTCTGGGCATCCCTGTCGTTCTTATGGGGTTCGGTCTGCCTGATGATGGTGCCCATGGTCCCAATGAAAAATTCAGTCTGGCCCAGTTATATAACGGTATTTGCACGGTTGCCGAATATCTCGACAGGCTGCGGAAATAA